A window of Photobacterium sp. GJ3 contains these coding sequences:
- a CDS encoding CDP-alcohol phosphatidyltransferase family protein, producing the protein MKHQTKSEENRRPLAVRDVALTKQVAVWLSQKQITPNQISLMSIVFAVFGFAAMFWYQSRPISGLLLIAAVCIQLRLLCNLFDGMVAVEGGKKTPAGELFNDVPDRIADPLLILAAGFATQSEYGMMLAWLSALIAVLTAYVRVLGVSMGCPADFRGPMAKQHRMALLTGSFILLFLSQAFSWLPEILGYTIDAALAVMVIGTLITTWRRLRGIYRFKAEEAEQQVHQAEGKHD; encoded by the coding sequence ATGAAGCATCAAACCAAATCAGAAGAGAATCGCAGGCCATTGGCCGTGCGGGATGTCGCATTGACAAAGCAGGTTGCTGTCTGGCTGAGTCAGAAGCAAATCACACCGAATCAGATATCACTGATGAGCATTGTCTTTGCCGTTTTTGGCTTTGCCGCGATGTTCTGGTATCAGTCCCGGCCAATCAGCGGTTTGCTGCTGATTGCTGCAGTCTGTATTCAATTACGCCTGTTGTGTAACCTGTTCGATGGCATGGTTGCCGTAGAAGGCGGGAAGAAAACGCCTGCCGGTGAGTTATTTAACGATGTTCCGGACCGGATTGCCGATCCGCTGCTGATCCTCGCCGCTGGCTTTGCGACCCAATCGGAGTACGGCATGATGCTGGCCTGGCTCAGTGCGCTCATCGCCGTGTTGACTGCCTACGTACGTGTCTTGGGTGTCAGTATGGGCTGCCCGGCAGATTTTCGCGGCCCGATGGCCAAACAACACCGGATGGCTCTGCTGACTGGCAGTTTCATCCTGCTCTTCCTGAGCCAGGCTTTCAGCTGGCTCCCGGAAATTCTGGGGTACACCATTGATGCAGCACTGGCCGTGATGGTGATCGGCACCCTGATCACCACATGGCGACGCTTGCGGGGCATCTACCGCTTTAAAGCAGAAGAAGCTGAGCAGCAAGTACACCAAGCAGAGGGAAAGCATGACTGA
- a CDS encoding phosphatidate cytidylyltransferase yields the protein MTDIPLHSLYLMSAILGVLVAGTLVYLWKSRTHPETDYLELKLRIRSWWWMIGIVFIVLYLPLTYTLFFVGFLSFMALKEFLSIVPTRMTDRRVIFWAYLSIPFQYYWLSIGWYGMFIIFIPVYVFLYLPMVMVLIGDTRGFIRSAGIIHWAMMLTVFCISHMAYLLVLPSLNPEAGSMGMLLFLLVFTQLNDVSQYVWGKSFGKRKIVPKVSPNKTWEGFLGGSATVILLSYFAAPWLTPLTSLQGLVAGMIIAFSGFIGDLVISSVKRDLQIKDTSQFIPGHGGILDRIDSLMFTAPLFFHYIYYLYY from the coding sequence ATGACTGACATTCCATTGCATTCGCTTTATCTGATGAGCGCGATACTCGGTGTACTGGTCGCCGGGACACTGGTTTATCTGTGGAAATCCCGCACCCATCCGGAAACAGATTATCTGGAGCTGAAACTGCGGATTCGCTCCTGGTGGTGGATGATCGGCATTGTCTTTATCGTTCTTTACCTGCCGCTCACCTATACCCTGTTTTTTGTCGGCTTTCTGAGTTTCATGGCCCTGAAAGAATTCCTGTCGATTGTGCCGACCCGAATGACCGACCGCCGGGTGATCTTCTGGGCCTACCTGTCGATTCCGTTTCAATATTACTGGCTGTCGATTGGCTGGTACGGCATGTTCATCATTTTTATACCGGTGTATGTCTTCCTGTATCTACCCATGGTCATGGTGTTGATTGGAGATACCCGGGGATTTATCCGTTCCGCAGGGATCATTCACTGGGCGATGATGCTGACCGTCTTCTGTATCAGCCATATGGCTTACCTGCTGGTGCTGCCCAGCCTGAACCCTGAAGCAGGATCTATGGGCATGTTGCTGTTCCTGCTGGTGTTTACGCAACTCAATGATGTATCGCAATACGTTTGGGGGAAATCATTCGGAAAACGCAAAATCGTCCCTAAAGTCAGTCCGAACAAAACCTGGGAAGGGTTCCTCGGTGGCAGCGCAACTGTGATTCTGCTGTCTTATTTTGCCGCGCCCTGGCTGACACCGCTAACCTCATTACAAGGTCTAGTCGCCGGGATGATCATTGCCTTCAGCGGCTTTATCGGTGATCTGGTCATTTCATCCGTCAAACGCGATTTGCAGATCAAGGATACCAGCCAGTTTATTCCGGGGCATGGGGGTATTTTGGATCGGATTGACAGCCTGATGTTCACGGCCCCTCTGTTCTTCCACTACATTTACTATCTCTATTACTGA
- a CDS encoding lysophospholipid acyltransferase family protein has product MARILKVLFVLFIVKPLVFIGLGLNIIQRQNLPTDGPVVVAANHNSHLDTLVLLALFPIAIVHKVRPVAAADYFLSNKMVAWLSLNIIGIIPLKRSPSPSQREAVLNECHQALAQGEILIIFPEGSRGEPEVMSGIKKGIYHLVKAHAGCPVTPVVMRGLGRALPRGTAMFVPFNCDVVIGDPITQFENAEDFVHTMQARYQALAQHCITQTNGEHQP; this is encoded by the coding sequence ATGGCTCGGATTCTCAAGGTGTTGTTCGTTTTATTCATCGTCAAACCTCTGGTCTTTATCGGCCTGGGACTGAACATTATCCAGCGGCAAAATCTACCCACAGACGGCCCGGTTGTGGTTGCAGCGAACCACAACAGCCATTTGGACACCTTGGTATTACTTGCCTTATTTCCGATCGCCATCGTTCACAAAGTCCGCCCGGTTGCCGCAGCGGACTACTTTCTGTCCAATAAAATGGTTGCCTGGCTGTCACTGAACATCATCGGGATTATTCCGCTCAAACGCTCCCCTTCTCCCAGTCAGCGCGAGGCAGTTCTGAACGAATGTCATCAAGCCTTAGCCCAGGGAGAAATTCTGATTATCTTTCCGGAAGGCAGCCGGGGTGAACCTGAAGTGATGAGCGGTATTAAGAAAGGTATTTATCATTTAGTCAAAGCACATGCAGGTTGCCCGGTCACCCCGGTTGTCATGCGGGGTTTGGGTCGTGCTTTACCCAGAGGAACGGCCATGTTCGTCCCTTTTAATTGTGATGTGGTGATTGGCGACCCGATTACTCAGTTTGAAAACGCTGAGGATTTCGTTCACACCATGCAAGCACGCTATCAGGCGCTGGCACAACATTGCATTACGCAAACCAACGGAGAGCATCAGCCTTAG
- a CDS encoding serine protease, with product MNRNLIVFAIAGLCISGAHANELTNFVKMDEKAIFIEGENIVEVPEVSDYSFARVYSTAEKAAAMSAVAVSADGTQYKADISEETLAVLEQAVQAMQAQGLDSSIFTTEPHDPTKPALPDDTFSSLKVIGNDNRVRVTNTKAKPHLYNGRIAVGCTGTLITKKHVLTAGHCISNGSGGWYKSLDFTAGQNGSYKPWGTTTWKNAVTTSGWHNNGDTNYDYALIILNSEPHGGHSGWGTYSGGTHSVTGYPGDKPTGTMWTDSGSTSAISDSRVCYTLDTAGGQSGSGIKDSGNYVRGIHTTGSTTRNCGTRMNSSVYNTVKGWITKYP from the coding sequence ATGAACAGGAATTTGATCGTATTTGCGATTGCCGGGCTTTGTATTTCCGGTGCCCATGCAAATGAATTGACGAATTTTGTCAAAATGGATGAAAAAGCAATCTTTATTGAAGGTGAAAATATTGTTGAAGTGCCAGAGGTGAGTGACTATTCATTTGCTCGGGTTTATTCAACGGCCGAAAAAGCTGCTGCGATGAGTGCGGTTGCGGTTTCTGCGGATGGCACACAGTACAAAGCTGACATCTCGGAAGAGACACTGGCTGTGCTGGAGCAGGCGGTTCAAGCCATGCAGGCTCAGGGTTTAGACAGCAGTATTTTCACAACGGAGCCCCATGACCCAACGAAACCTGCATTACCGGATGATACTTTTTCTTCCTTGAAAGTGATCGGGAATGACAACCGGGTTCGTGTGACCAACACAAAAGCGAAGCCTCATTTGTACAATGGGCGTATTGCGGTGGGTTGTACGGGAACCTTGATCACCAAGAAGCATGTACTGACAGCCGGCCACTGTATTTCGAATGGTTCGGGTGGCTGGTATAAGTCGCTGGACTTCACCGCGGGTCAGAATGGTTCCTATAAGCCTTGGGGCACAACCACGTGGAAGAATGCTGTGACAACGTCGGGATGGCATAACAATGGCGATACCAACTACGATTATGCGCTTATCATTTTGAACAGCGAGCCACATGGGGGTCATTCAGGTTGGGGGACTTATTCTGGTGGCACGCATAGTGTGACGGGTTATCCGGGTGATAAACCAACGGGCACCATGTGGACAGATTCAGGCTCGACGTCCGCAATTTCAGACTCGCGTGTTTGTTACACGTTGGATACGGCGGGTGGCCAGAGTGGCAGCGGGATTAAAGACAGCGGCAATTATGTGCGCGGCATCCACACAACGGGCTCTACGACCCGAAACTGTGGTACCCGCATGAACAGTTCAGTCTATAACACCGTGAAGGGTTGGATTACGAAGTATCCTTAA
- a CDS encoding DegT/DnrJ/EryC1/StrS aminotransferase family protein — MNKLAIQGGTPVISEALPAWPSLDVSVMSDIESILQTGEINYWTGKRGMAFEKDLADFLGEGYVVTTTNGTSALHTAFAALGIGSGDEVICQSYTFIATAFSVLQAGALPVFADVDHTHTLDPVSVESKITEKTKAIVVVHTFGVATDMDAIMAIAKKFDLRVIEDCAQALGSQYKGAYLGTIGDVGCFSFCQSKHITTGGEGGAVYVNSEDLVWKCRSFRDHGYDVEKRLGLFEISQKLPYIHTQVGFNYRMTEIQSAIGIRELARFRETALAQRVRNGRFLSALLQEHPLVKHAPVDDEIRVNSFWWAPFVLDMSLLNCDIKTFTQALDAEGVPGYPVPWPEVYNEAAFQQQNGFGEKNYPFNDPAHRQMDYTRTDCPAARHFGNTSIVFHTHPVYTEQHMSHFATALNKVYEYYKK, encoded by the coding sequence ATGAATAAACTTGCAATTCAAGGCGGAACCCCTGTGATTTCAGAAGCTTTGCCGGCCTGGCCAAGTCTGGATGTATCTGTCATGTCTGACATTGAGTCGATTCTGCAGACCGGAGAAATTAATTACTGGACCGGAAAGCGAGGCATGGCCTTTGAGAAAGACCTGGCTGATTTCCTGGGGGAGGGGTATGTCGTCACAACAACCAACGGCACATCTGCGCTACATACGGCTTTTGCTGCACTCGGGATTGGTTCCGGTGATGAAGTGATCTGTCAGTCTTATACCTTTATTGCGACTGCATTTTCTGTCTTGCAGGCGGGCGCTCTGCCAGTGTTTGCCGATGTTGACCATACGCATACGCTGGACCCGGTATCTGTCGAAAGTAAAATCACCGAGAAAACGAAAGCGATTGTTGTGGTCCACACATTTGGTGTGGCGACCGATATGGATGCCATCATGGCGATTGCGAAAAAGTTCGATCTCAGGGTGATTGAAGACTGTGCGCAGGCATTAGGTTCTCAATATAAAGGCGCATACCTGGGAACGATTGGTGATGTGGGATGCTTCAGTTTTTGTCAGAGCAAACATATTACAACAGGCGGTGAAGGTGGCGCAGTCTATGTGAACTCGGAAGATCTGGTCTGGAAATGCCGGTCTTTCCGCGATCATGGCTATGATGTTGAGAAGCGGCTGGGGTTGTTCGAAATCTCACAGAAACTGCCTTACATCCACACGCAGGTTGGTTTCAATTATCGGATGACAGAGATTCAGTCTGCGATTGGGATTCGGGAACTGGCCCGCTTCAGGGAAACAGCGCTGGCGCAACGGGTCCGCAATGGCCGCTTCTTGAGTGCGCTGTTGCAGGAGCATCCACTGGTGAAGCATGCGCCGGTGGATGACGAAATCCGGGTGAACTCCTTCTGGTGGGCCCCATTTGTGCTGGATATGAGTTTGCTGAACTGCGATATCAAAACGTTCACTCAAGCCTTAGATGCGGAAGGTGTCCCAGGGTATCCGGTGCCATGGCCGGAAGTTTATAACGAAGCGGCATTCCAGCAACAGAATGGGTTTGGTGAGAAGAACTATCCGTTTAATGATCCGGCACATCGCCAGATGGACTACACCCGAACCGACTGTCCGGCTGCCCGGCATTTTGGGAACACATCCATTGTTTTCCATACACATCCGGTTTACACCGAACAGCACATGTCACATTTTGCGACGGCATTGAACAAAGTCTACGAGTATTACAAAAAGTAG